TCCTCCGCGGCCGTGGGCAATCGGCGCAGCGTCCTCAACCTGCTGCTCGAGCGCTACCCTACCGACGAGTTGGCGGCGAAGATCGAAGCGAGCCGCGGCAACGGGCACCACCTGAACGAGTTCGAACAGCTCGTTAGACGATACGATGTACCGGTTCGCGCCGTTGAGCGTCACGAGCTGCCGCTCCGCGCCGGCGACGAGCGCCCCGGCGACCCGATGATCCGGCACGACATGAGCACCTGCATCCTCTGCACCCGTTGCGTGCGGGCGTGCGCGGACATCCAGGTGGTCGGGGTGCTGGACGTAGCCCAGCGCGGCGAGCACGCCGAGATAGTGGTGGGCGGCGACGGCGACCCGGACCACGCCGCCTGCACCTGGTGCGGTGAGTGCGTGCGCGTCTGCCCGACCGGCGCCATCCACGAGGTCCTACCACTCGAGCGGTTCACGCAGCGGCAGATCGACGAACCCGAGAAGGTGATCCGTTCGGTGTGCCCCTATTGCGGCGTGGGCTGCCAGGTGGACCTGCACGTGCGGGACAACGCGGTCTTCCGCGTCACCAGCCCGTGGATCGAGGAGGACACGCCGAACGAGGGCTCGACCTGCGTGAAGGGCCGGTTCGGCTACGACTTCCCCCAGCACCGCGACCGTCTCACTACGCCACTGATAAGGAAGGGCTGGGTGAAGCAGGGCGGGCGCTGGGGGTACGATGGCCCGGCGGCTCCCGGACACCGGCGCGGCCCCTGGCTCTCGTTCGACGACGAGGGCGAGCAGCCCAAGCCCCGGCCGCCGGAGCGGCAGGTCGGCAAGCCACTCGGCAGCCTCTCGCACATCCCGCGCGGGCCGGAGGACGTGCGCGACCGCGCGGCGACGCCCTCGGCCTGGTACGAGCCGTTCCGCGAGGCGACCTGGGATGAGGCCATGGAGCTGGTGGCGCAGGAGCTGGCGCGCATCCGCCGCGAGCAGGGGCCGGACGCCGTGGGGGTCTTCTGCTCGGCGAAGTGCACCAACGAGGAGAACTACGTCCTGCAACGGACCTTCCGCGCCGCCTTCAACACCAACAACGTGGACCACTGCACGCGCCTCTGCCACAGCTCTTCGGTGTCGGCGATGCAGCGGGCGCTCAACACCTCGGCGGCGTCGGGCTCGATGCGGGAGGTGGAGCACGAGTCCGATGTGATCTTCGTGGCGGGGGCGAACGTCACCGAGGCGCACCCGGTCTTCGGAGCGGCGATCAAGCGCGCGCAGGCGCGCGGCGCGAAGCTCATAGTGGCCGACACCCGGCGCATCGAGCTGGCGGCCCGCGCGGACATCCACCTCTACCTCCAGCCCGGCACCGACGTCGCGCTCCTGAACGCGATGCTGCGGCACATCATCAAGCAGGACCTGCACGACCAGGATTTCATCGCGAAGCGGACCCACGGCTTCGCGGACGTGGCGGCGGCGGTGGAGCCTTACACGCTGGAGCGCGCGGAGGCGATCACCGGAGTGCCGGCGCACCTCATCAGGGAGGCGGCGGAGCTGTACGCCAAGGGGCCGAAGACCGCCACGCTCTGGGCGATGGGGCTCACCCAGCACTCGATGGGCACCGACATCGTGACGTCGCTCCTCAACCTGATCCTCGCCACCGGGATGATCGGGCGGTGGGGGGCGGCGATGATCCCCATCCGCGGGCAGAACAACGTGCAGGGCGCGTCCGACATGGGCGCGATCCCGATGGTCTACACCGACTACCAGCCGGTGGACGACCCCGCGATCCGGAAGAGGTTCGCGGACGCGTGGAAGGTGCCGGAGGAGTCGCTCTCGTTGAAGCCGGGGCTCCGGGTGACGGAGATCGTCGCCGAGGGCTCGCCGGTGCGCGGGATGTACATCTACGGCGAGAACCCGGTCATCTCGGACCCCAACGTCGCGCACGCCGAGCACTGGTTCGAGCAGCTGGAGTTCATGGCGGTGCACGACCTCTATCTCACGGAGACGGCGCGCTTCGCCGACGTGGTGCTGCCGGGGTCGTCGTATGCGGAGAAGGACGGGACGTTCGTGAACACCGAGCGGCGCGTGCAGCGGGTCCGGAAGGCGTGCGAGCCGCCCGGGAAAGCGCGCCCCGATCTCGACGTCCTGGTCGAGCTATCGCGTCGCCTGGGCGTGCCCGCGCCGTTCGAGACGGCCGCGGACGTGATGCGCGAGATAGCGACGGTGACGCCCACGCTGGCCGGGGTGACCTACGAGCGGCTCGACTTCGCGGGGCTCCAGTATCCGATCCCCGACCTCGAGAGCCCCGGGACCGCGTTCCTCTTCGACGACCAGTTCCCGACCAAGGACGGCCGCGGGACGCTGGTTCCGGTCGAGTTCCTCCCGCCCAGCGAAATGCCGGACGCCGAGTACCCGTTCATTATGAACACCGGCCGGCAGATGTACCACTGGCATACGGGGACGATGACCCGCCGTTCCAAGGGGCTCGACGCGCGCGAGCCGGTGCCCACGGTCGAGATCGGCCCGGAGGACGCGGCGGCCCTCGGGGTGACCGAGGGCGATCCGGTGCGCGTGGTGTCACGCCGGAACGCCATC
The Gemmatimonadales bacterium genome window above contains:
- the fdhF gene encoding formate dehydrogenase subunit alpha — its product is MATLTIDGRTVTVAGGATILDAARSLGIDVPTLCWYPKLPTVGSCRICLVSVEGMPKLVAACAGKAEDGMVVETESSAAVGNRRSVLNLLLERYPTDELAAKIEASRGNGHHLNEFEQLVRRYDVPVRAVERHELPLRAGDERPGDPMIRHDMSTCILCTRCVRACADIQVVGVLDVAQRGEHAEIVVGGDGDPDHAACTWCGECVRVCPTGAIHEVLPLERFTQRQIDEPEKVIRSVCPYCGVGCQVDLHVRDNAVFRVTSPWIEEDTPNEGSTCVKGRFGYDFPQHRDRLTTPLIRKGWVKQGGRWGYDGPAAPGHRRGPWLSFDDEGEQPKPRPPERQVGKPLGSLSHIPRGPEDVRDRAATPSAWYEPFREATWDEAMELVAQELARIRREQGPDAVGVFCSAKCTNEENYVLQRTFRAAFNTNNVDHCTRLCHSSSVSAMQRALNTSAASGSMREVEHESDVIFVAGANVTEAHPVFGAAIKRAQARGAKLIVADTRRIELAARADIHLYLQPGTDVALLNAMLRHIIKQDLHDQDFIAKRTHGFADVAAAVEPYTLERAEAITGVPAHLIREAAELYAKGPKTATLWAMGLTQHSMGTDIVTSLLNLILATGMIGRWGAAMIPIRGQNNVQGASDMGAIPMVYTDYQPVDDPAIRKRFADAWKVPEESLSLKPGLRVTEIVAEGSPVRGMYIYGENPVISDPNVAHAEHWFEQLEFMAVHDLYLTETARFADVVLPGSSYAEKDGTFVNTERRVQRVRKACEPPGKARPDLDVLVELSRRLGVPAPFETAADVMREIATVTPTLAGVTYERLDFAGLQYPIPDLESPGTAFLFDDQFPTKDGRGTLVPVEFLPPSEMPDAEYPFIMNTGRQMYHWHTGTMTRRSKGLDAREPVPTVEIGPEDAAALGVTEGDPVRVVSRRNAIVIAARISDRVKRRQIFVPFHFREAAANLLTNPALDPYAKIPEFKICAVRVERVPQGAPTAFHGGRG